The Carassius gibelio isolate Cgi1373 ecotype wild population from Czech Republic chromosome B22, carGib1.2-hapl.c, whole genome shotgun sequence genome window below encodes:
- the LOC127987748 gene encoding gastrula zinc finger protein XlCGF49.1-like, with protein MEENEESDEQKHHHGTTREKTCSQTKRVYLRKRRNKKGFTCTQCGKSLTYKHNLNVHMKIHTGEKPFTCDQCGKSFTHKVTLQQHMILHTGEKLYECDQCGKTFSWASGLKQHMKVHTKEKPHSCSFCGKSFSQLNNLRVHQKRHTGVKDYMCFECEKTFTTVAQLKLHKRIHTGEKPYMCSYCEKRFNQSVHLRRHERIHTGEKPYHCTACGKSFRHSSTFCLHTENKHSK; from the coding sequence ATGGAGGAGAATGAGGAGAGTGACGAGCAGAAGCATCATCATGGTACAACGAGAGAAAAAACTTGCTCACAGACCAAAAGAGTTTATTTACGGAAAAGAAGAAATAAGAAAGgtttcacctgcactcagtgtggaaagagtttgacATACAAACACAACCTCAATGTTCACATgaagatccacactggagagaaaccgttcacatgtgatcagtgtgggaagagtttcacacacaAAGTAACCCTTCAGCAACACATGAtcctccacactggagagaaactgtatgaatgtgatcagtgtggaaaaacATTTTCATGGGCTTCAGGCCTCAAGCAGCACATGAAAGTTCATAcaaaggagaaaccacattcatgttcTTTCTGTGGAAAAAGTTTTTCACAACTGAATAATTTAAGAGTTCATCAGAAGAGACACACTGGTGTGAAAGAttacatgtgctttgagtgtgagaaGACGTTTACTACGGTTGCACAACTGAAGCTCCacaagaggatccacactggagagaaaccttacatgtGTTCATACTGTGAGAAGAGATTCAATCAGTCAGTACATCTGAgaagacatgagaggatccacaccggagagaaaccgtatcactgcactGCATGCGGGAAGAGTTTCCGTCATTCATCAACTTTTTGTTTGCATACGGAAAACAAACACAGTAAGTAG